One genomic segment of Fusobacterium mortiferum ATCC 9817 includes these proteins:
- the ispG gene encoding flavodoxin-dependent (E)-4-hydroxy-3-methylbut-2-enyl-diphosphate synthase, with the protein MSRVVKVGNLLIGGGNPIVIQSMTNTTTSDVEATVNQIKKLEAAGCQMVRMTINNEEAAKAIGEIKKRVDVPLCADIHFDYKLALLAIENGIDKLRINPGNIGSDENIKAVVEKAKEKNIPIRIGVNSGSIEKHILEKYGKPTADGMVESAMYHINLLEKNGFNDIVVSLKASNVKMMVEAYRKISKLIDYPLHLGVTEAGTAFQGTVKSAIGIGALLVDGIGDTIRVSLTEDPVEEIKVAKEILKVLGLIEAGVEIVSCPTCGRTEIDLIGLAKKVEKEFENENRKIKIAVMGCIVNGPGEAREADYGVAGGKGVGVLFKKGQIVKKVDESEILIELKKLIMEDEKNESMESSN; encoded by the coding sequence ATGAGTAGAGTAGTAAAAGTGGGAAACCTTTTAATAGGTGGTGGAAATCCAATAGTCATACAATCTATGACTAATACTACAACAAGTGATGTAGAAGCAACAGTTAATCAAATAAAAAAATTGGAAGCTGCTGGTTGCCAAATGGTAAGAATGACAATAAATAATGAAGAAGCAGCCAAAGCCATAGGAGAGATAAAGAAAAGAGTAGATGTTCCATTATGTGCTGATATTCATTTCGATTATAAATTGGCTCTTTTAGCAATAGAAAATGGGATAGATAAACTTAGAATCAATCCAGGAAATATAGGTTCTGATGAAAATATTAAAGCTGTTGTAGAGAAGGCAAAAGAGAAAAATATTCCTATAAGAATAGGAGTAAACTCTGGTTCTATTGAAAAACATATACTTGAAAAATATGGAAAACCAACTGCTGATGGAATGGTAGAGAGTGCTATGTATCATATAAATCTATTAGAGAAAAATGGATTTAATGATATAGTAGTGTCATTAAAGGCAAGTAATGTTAAGATGATGGTAGAGGCTTATAGAAAAATAAGTAAGCTTATAGATTATCCATTACATCTTGGAGTGACAGAGGCTGGAACTGCTTTCCAAGGGACAGTAAAATCTGCAATAGGAATAGGGGCATTATTAGTAGATGGAATAGGAGATACAATTAGAGTTTCTCTTACAGAAGATCCAGTAGAAGAGATAAAGGTTGCTAAAGAGATATTGAAAGTTTTGGGACTGATAGAGGCAGGAGTGGAAATAGTATCTTGCCCTACTTGTGGAAGAACAGAGATAGATTTAATAGGACTTGCTAAAAAAGTTGAAAAAGAGTTTGAAAATGAAAATAGAAAAATAAAAATAGCTGTAATGGGTTGTATAGTAAATGGACCTGGAGAAGCTAGAGAAGCTGACTATGGAGTTGCTGGAGGAAAAGGAGTAGGAGTTCTTTTTAAGAAAGGACAGATAGTAAAAAAAGTAGATGAGTCTGAAATATTAATTGAGTTAAAAAAATTAATAATGGAGGATGAGAAAAATGAGAGTATGGAGAGTAGTAATTAG
- a CDS encoding YraN family protein, protein MKNNREIGDKYEEKAVKLLISRGYKILERNYRVKAGEIDIIAKFEDTIVFVEVKYRKTLKYGYGLEAVDYRKIRRIYNAAKVYLTLNKKLSSKIRFDCISFLGEKISWTKNLTWGDEIGF, encoded by the coding sequence ATGAAAAATAATAGAGAGATAGGAGATAAGTATGAAGAAAAAGCTGTAAAACTACTTATCTCTCGTGGATATAAAATACTAGAAAGAAATTATAGAGTGAAAGCTGGAGAGATAGATATAATTGCAAAATTTGAAGATACTATTGTATTTGTAGAAGTAAAGTATAGAAAAACTTTAAAATATGGATATGGATTAGAAGCAGTAGATTATAGAAAAATCAGAAGGATATACAATGCTGCTAAAGTATATCTAACGCTGAATAAAAAATTATCATCTAAAATCAGATTTGATTGTATAAGTTTTTTAGGGGAGAAAATATCTTGGACAAAAAATTTAACATGGGGTGATGAAATTGGATTTTAA
- the rho gene encoding transcription termination factor Rho, with protein sequence MDRLDKFLLKELLEIGKQLGLAIKAGIKKNELKELIEKDIESKENTDIAWGTLEVLPDGYGFLRGTSVEKDIYVSASQVRKFKLRTEDRVVGEVREPSGDEKNYALKKVLLVNDGTLEAAEARVPFEELIPAYPTEKFILETDSKNISGRIIDLIAPIGRGQRALIIAPPKAGKTMLISNLANSIMKTSKDAEVWILLIDERPEEVTDIKENVIGAQVFASTFDEDPKNHIKVTESILERAKRKVENGENIVILMDSLTRLARAYNIVIPSSGKLISGGIDPTALYYPKNFFGTARNIRGGGSLTIIATVLVDTGSKMDDIIYEEFKSTGNCDIHLDRNLAELRLFPAIDIQRSGTRKEELLIPKKELESIWKIRRHLAKFDKAESLKRLVDTLKSTQSNKSMLEQFEKGVGDEK encoded by the coding sequence ATGGACAGATTGGATAAGTTTCTTTTAAAGGAACTTTTAGAGATAGGAAAGCAATTGGGCTTGGCAATAAAAGCAGGAATAAAGAAAAATGAATTAAAAGAGCTTATAGAAAAGGATATAGAAAGTAAAGAGAATACTGATATAGCATGGGGAACTTTAGAAGTTTTACCAGATGGATATGGTTTTTTAAGAGGAACAAGTGTAGAAAAAGATATATATGTTTCAGCTTCACAAGTAAGAAAATTTAAGCTTAGAACTGAGGATAGAGTAGTTGGTGAAGTAAGAGAACCTTCTGGAGATGAAAAAAATTATGCTCTTAAAAAAGTTTTATTAGTTAATGATGGAACATTAGAAGCAGCTGAAGCAAGAGTACCTTTTGAGGAGCTTATTCCAGCATATCCAACAGAAAAATTTATATTAGAAACTGATAGTAAAAATATTTCTGGAAGAATAATTGATTTGATAGCTCCAATAGGTAGAGGACAGAGAGCTTTAATTATTGCTCCACCTAAAGCTGGAAAGACTATGTTAATTAGTAATCTTGCTAACTCAATAATGAAGACTAGCAAGGATGCTGAGGTATGGATACTTTTAATAGATGAAAGACCAGAAGAGGTTACAGATATAAAAGAAAATGTAATAGGGGCTCAAGTATTTGCTTCGACTTTTGATGAAGATCCTAAAAACCATATTAAGGTAACAGAAAGCATATTAGAAAGAGCTAAAAGAAAAGTAGAAAATGGAGAAAATATAGTTATTCTTATGGACTCTTTAACAAGACTTGCTAGAGCTTATAATATAGTAATTCCTTCTAGTGGTAAGCTGATATCAGGAGGTATAGATCCAACAGCTCTTTATTATCCTAAAAACTTTTTTGGAACAGCAAGGAATATTAGAGGGGGAGGAAGCCTGACAATAATTGCCACTGTATTAGTGGATACTGGAAGTAAGATGGATGATATAATTTATGAGGAATTTAAATCAACAGGAAATTGTGATATACATTTAGATAGAAATTTAGCTGAATTAAGATTGTTTCCAGCAATAGATATTCAACGTTCTGGAACTAGAAAAGAGGAGTTGTTAATTCCTAAAAAAGAATTAGAATCAATTTGGAAAATAAGAAGACATCTTGCAAAATTTGATAAAGCTGAAAGTTTAAAAAGATTAGTTGATACATTGAAAAGTACTCAAAGCAATAAAAGTATGCTAGAACAGTTTGAAAAAGGAGTAGGGGATGAAAAATAA
- a CDS encoding DeoR/GlpR family DNA-binding transcription regulator gives MLANDRQEKILEIIERDGSIKTSQLVEIFDVSLETIRRDFEVLEKQGYLEKVYGGAILKNKETKALNYSSREKKNVEEKKEVGRLAINLIEDGDTIALNASTTNLEIARLIKEKFSHLTVITNSLMIANELAEISGINLILAGGMYNKNEFAFLGEVTAKFFQNFSVDKAFICVGGISLKRGLTDYLMDEILVEKKMIDIAEKVYILADSTKIESNSLIKLSDLQENMEIVTDSKLSEEIKKEYINRGIKVRN, from the coding sequence ATGTTAGCAAATGATAGACAAGAGAAGATATTAGAGATAATAGAAAGAGATGGAAGTATAAAAACGTCACAATTAGTGGAAATTTTTGATGTTTCATTAGAAACAATAAGAAGAGATTTTGAAGTTTTAGAGAAACAAGGATATTTAGAAAAAGTATATGGAGGAGCTATTTTAAAAAATAAGGAAACAAAAGCTTTAAATTATTCTTCACGTGAGAAAAAAAATGTAGAAGAGAAAAAAGAGGTTGGAAGATTAGCAATAAACTTAATAGAGGATGGAGATACTATTGCTTTAAATGCTAGTACAACTAACTTAGAAATTGCTAGATTGATTAAGGAAAAATTTTCTCATCTTACAGTAATAACTAACTCTTTAATGATTGCAAACGAATTAGCTGAAATTTCAGGAATTAATTTAATTTTAGCTGGAGGAATGTATAATAAAAATGAATTTGCTTTTTTAGGAGAGGTAACAGCTAAATTTTTTCAAAATTTTTCCGTAGATAAAGCTTTTATATGTGTTGGTGGAATTTCATTAAAGAGAGGATTAACTGATTACCTAATGGATGAGATATTAGTAGAAAAAAAGATGATAGATATAGCAGAAAAAGTTTATATCTTAGCTGATTCAACTAAAATAGAATCAAATTCATTGATAAAGTTGAGTGACTTGCAAGAAAATATGGAAATAGTAACAGATTCAAAACTATCAGAAGAGATAAAAAAAGAGTATATAAATAGAGGAATAAAAGTAAGAAATTAA
- a CDS encoding RluA family pseudouridine synthase: MMDIKETLTVYANENDKGKRIDKFLNELIDDATRSYVQKIIDNGLVEIQGKKITKSGNKLKGTEIIVVNIPEDEVLDLTPEDIPLDIIYEDSDIVVINKAPNLVVHPAHGNYSGTLVNALLYHIKDLSTINGVIRPGIVHRLDKDTSGVIVVAKNDEAHGKLSEMFKEKTLEKIYVCIAKGIFKEKSGRIKTLIGRDSRDRKKMAVVNENGKIAISNYEVIDEGKNHSLVKVRIETGRTHQIRVHMKHLNHPIMGDTTYGNGNDGADRQMLHAYRLKFIHPTKNTEMTVIAPLPEDFKRAAKHVGVDISKIESEIKNGK, translated from the coding sequence ATAATGGATATAAAAGAAACATTAACAGTATATGCTAATGAAAATGATAAAGGAAAAAGAATAGATAAATTTCTAAATGAGTTGATAGATGATGCTACAAGGTCATATGTTCAAAAAATAATTGATAATGGTTTGGTAGAGATACAAGGAAAGAAAATAACTAAGAGTGGAAATAAATTAAAAGGAACAGAAATAATAGTAGTAAATATACCTGAAGATGAGGTATTAGATTTAACTCCTGAAGATATACCATTAGATATTATTTATGAAGATAGTGATATAGTAGTTATAAATAAAGCTCCAAATCTAGTGGTACATCCAGCTCATGGAAATTATAGTGGTACACTTGTAAATGCTCTTTTATACCATATAAAAGATTTATCTACAATAAATGGAGTGATAAGACCGGGAATAGTTCATAGATTAGATAAGGATACAAGTGGTGTAATAGTAGTGGCTAAAAATGATGAAGCTCATGGAAAGCTTTCAGAGATGTTTAAAGAAAAAACTTTGGAAAAAATTTATGTATGTATAGCTAAAGGAATATTTAAAGAGAAAAGTGGAAGAATTAAAACTCTTATAGGTAGAGATAGTAGAGATAGAAAAAAAATGGCAGTTGTAAATGAAAATGGAAAGATAGCTATTTCAAATTATGAAGTAATTGATGAGGGGAAAAATCACTCTTTAGTAAAAGTAAGAATAGAAACAGGGAGAACTCATCAGATAAGGGTACATATGAAGCATTTAAATCATCCAATAATGGGGGATACTACTTATGGAAATGGGAATGATGGTGCAGATAGACAGATGCTACATGCGTATAGATTAAAATTTATACATCCTACAAAAAATACTGAGATGACAGTTATAGCTCCACTGCCTGAAGATTTTAAAAGGGCAGCAAAACATGTAGGAGTTGATATATCAAAAATAGAAAGTGAGATAAAAAATGGAAAATAA
- a CDS encoding peptidoglycan DD-metalloendopeptidase family protein, producing the protein MKNKIGLLIILIITFYIGILVGTPFKTEVVDLKQFTDYYEEGEAENGGWEVQADNFYTFTREYSLVGEEGGGVEELPKIDEDAIPEKKIYIVQKGDTLSEIAETHGMGLSVLMANNPGVSANNLKIGQKLTVLTGNGIFYKVGKGDSLNKIAELFKVEIEDIKKINKLDSNVVQIGEVLYIKNPNVNKYLGMRSPNADNRSNLGFIMPIKYTGITSPQGNRFHPVLKRYIYHAGVDLRAHFIPLYASKEGKVTFAGTMNGYGKIIIIQHSGGYETRYGHLDKIGVRKGQYVKTGELIGKTGQSGRVTGPHLHFELRKNGKALNPMKYMPKSK; encoded by the coding sequence ATGAAAAATAAGATAGGTTTACTTATAATATTGATTATAACTTTTTATATAGGTATATTAGTAGGAACTCCTTTTAAAACTGAAGTTGTAGATTTAAAACAATTTACTGATTACTATGAAGAGGGAGAGGCAGAAAATGGTGGTTGGGAAGTTCAAGCAGATAACTTCTATACTTTTACTAGAGAATACTCTTTAGTGGGAGAAGAGGGAGGAGGAGTTGAAGAGTTACCTAAAATAGACGAAGATGCTATTCCTGAAAAGAAAATATATATAGTTCAAAAGGGAGATACTCTATCAGAAATAGCTGAGACTCATGGTATGGGACTTAGCGTTCTTATGGCTAATAATCCTGGAGTTTCTGCAAATAACTTAAAAATTGGACAAAAACTTACTGTACTTACAGGAAATGGAATTTTTTATAAAGTAGGTAAGGGAGATTCTTTAAATAAGATCGCTGAACTATTTAAAGTAGAGATAGAGGATATTAAAAAGATAAACAAACTAGATTCTAATGTAGTTCAAATAGGAGAGGTACTATATATTAAAAATCCTAATGTAAATAAGTATTTAGGAATGAGAAGTCCTAATGCTGATAATAGAAGTAACCTTGGTTTTATTATGCCTATAAAATATACTGGAATAACAAGTCCACAAGGGAATAGATTCCATCCAGTTTTAAAAAGATATATATATCATGCTGGTGTGGATTTAAGAGCACATTTTATTCCTCTTTATGCTTCTAAAGAGGGAAAAGTAACTTTTGCTGGAACTATGAATGGATATGGGAAAATAATAATTATTCAACATAGTGGTGGATATGAAACTAGATATGGACATTTAGATAAGATAGGAGTAAGAAAAGGACAGTATGTAAAAACTGGAGAACTAATTGGAAAAACTGGACAAAGTGGAAGAGTTACAGGACCACATCTTCATTTTGAGTTAAGAAAAAATGGAAAAGCTTTAAATCCAATGAAATATATGCCAAAATCAAAATAG
- the brnQ gene encoding branched-chain amino acid transport system II carrier protein codes for MYKTKDIVLTGFALFAMLFGAGNLIFPPTVGYIVGDNWKLAAFGFCITGIGFPLMGIIASGFAGTELDHFSDRVSPLFSRIFNTALILAIGPCLAIPRTGATAFEVMMTPYVGTDSSIAKYIFLVIYFGVVLLFSLRESAVIDRIGKILTPILLIVLAIIIFKGVSSPIGDLVTTGTTNNFRYGFYNGYQTMDTLAAIIFASIILKTITGKNKDLGRKEQLSFLLKASAIAVCGLAIVYGGLLYIGATSTSVLENKGTTQLLNAIVAELLGKSGNMLLGICVAGACLTTAIGLTATVGDYFSSVFKTKYEKIVIINVIVSLIFAGFGVDLIVQVAAPILVFIYPIAIVLIILNLFKGYIQDRGIFIGCVVGAGLIGAIETLQMLNACPEGIYKLYLELPFQDYGLAWILPSIVVGIIFRVVEKIKK; via the coding sequence ATTTATAAGACGAAAGATATTGTTTTAACTGGATTTGCGTTATTTGCTATGCTATTTGGTGCTGGAAATTTAATATTTCCACCAACAGTTGGTTATATAGTAGGAGACAATTGGAAATTGGCTGCTTTTGGATTTTGTATTACAGGAATAGGATTTCCATTGATGGGAATAATAGCTTCTGGATTTGCAGGAACAGAGTTAGATCATTTTTCAGATAGAGTATCACCTCTATTTAGTAGAATTTTTAATACAGCTTTAATCTTGGCAATAGGACCATGTTTAGCTATTCCAAGGACAGGAGCTACAGCTTTTGAAGTAATGATGACTCCATATGTAGGAACAGATAGCTCAATAGCTAAGTATATTTTCTTAGTGATCTATTTTGGAGTAGTTTTACTTTTCTCTTTGAGAGAGAGTGCTGTAATAGATAGAATAGGAAAAATTTTGACACCAATTCTTTTAATAGTATTAGCTATTATAATTTTTAAAGGGGTATCTAGTCCTATAGGAGATTTAGTAACAACAGGGACAACAAATAATTTTAGATATGGATTTTATAATGGATATCAAACAATGGATACTCTTGCAGCTATTATTTTTGCAAGTATAATTTTAAAAACTATAACTGGAAAGAATAAAGATTTAGGAAGAAAAGAGCAATTATCTTTCTTGTTAAAAGCTAGTGCAATAGCTGTTTGTGGGTTAGCAATAGTATATGGAGGACTTTTATATATAGGGGCAACTTCTACATCAGTATTAGAAAATAAAGGAACAACTCAGCTTTTAAATGCTATTGTAGCTGAGCTTTTAGGAAAAAGTGGAAATATGCTTTTAGGAATATGTGTTGCTGGAGCTTGCCTTACAACTGCAATAGGTCTTACTGCTACAGTTGGAGATTATTTTAGTTCAGTATTTAAGACAAAATATGAAAAAATTGTAATAATAAATGTAATAGTAAGTTTAATATTTGCTGGATTTGGAGTGGACTTAATAGTTCAAGTAGCAGCACCAATATTAGTTTTTATCTATCCAATAGCTATAGTTTTAATTATTTTAAATTTATTCAAGGGATATATACAAGATAGAGGAATTTTTATCGGTTGTGTAGTTGGAGCAGGACTTATAGGGGCTATAGAAACTCTACAAATGTTAAATGCTTGTCCAGAAGGAATATATAAGCTTTATTTAGAATTACCTTTCCAAGATTATGGATTAGCTTGGATATTACCAAGTATAGTAGTTGGAATTATATTTAGAGTGGTAGAGAAGATAAAAAAATAA
- a CDS encoding ribonuclease HII — protein MENNLLYQFDLEKGKEIIGVDEAGRGPLAGSVVAAAVKLKRYSEELQEINDSKKLTEKKREKLFDIIMENFEVGIGIASVQEIDELNILNATFLAMRRAIEELDKKTNTDVLVLVDGNFKIREYIGKQEPIIKGDAKSLSIAAASIIAKVTRDRQLVEEGKKYPEYHFEKHKGYGTKAHREALLQYGVTPIHRKTFLTKILGENEK, from the coding sequence ATGGAAAATAATTTACTTTATCAATTTGATTTGGAAAAGGGAAAAGAGATAATAGGAGTAGATGAAGCTGGAAGAGGACCTCTTGCTGGGAGTGTTGTAGCAGCTGCTGTGAAATTAAAAAGATATTCAGAAGAACTTCAAGAGATAAATGATTCAAAAAAACTTACTGAGAAAAAAAGAGAAAAGCTTTTTGATATAATTATGGAAAACTTTGAAGTAGGGATAGGTATAGCTTCTGTACAAGAGATAGATGAATTAAATATATTAAATGCTACATTTTTAGCCATGAGAAGAGCGATAGAGGAATTAGATAAAAAAACTAATACAGATGTATTAGTACTTGTAGATGGAAATTTTAAAATAAGAGAGTATATTGGGAAACAGGAGCCAATAATAAAAGGTGATGCAAAAAGTCTATCAATAGCGGCAGCCTCTATAATTGCAAAGGTTACAAGGGATAGGCAATTAGTAGAAGAGGGGAAAAAATATCCAGAATACCACTTTGAAAAACATAAGGGCTATGGAACAAAAGCTCATAGAGAGGCTCTTTTACAATATGGAGTTACACCTATCCATAGAAAAACTTTTTTAACAAAGATACTAGGAGAAAATGAAAAATAA
- a CDS encoding RNA polymerase sigma factor, which translates to MDFDEIFEEYFDRIYYKVLGVVKNPEDAEDISQEVFMSVYRNLKSFRSESNIYTWIYKIAINKIYDFFRKRKVELDINEEILMLEDNTNIETPIFLEEKLKLISPKEREIVILKDIYGYKLKEIADMKNINISTIKSIYYKAIKDMGGN; encoded by the coding sequence ATGGACTTTGATGAGATTTTCGAGGAGTATTTTGATAGGATATATTACAAAGTTTTAGGGGTAGTAAAAAATCCTGAAGATGCTGAAGACATATCTCAGGAAGTTTTTATGAGTGTTTATAGAAATTTGAAGAGTTTTCGTTCAGAGAGTAATATATATACTTGGATATACAAGATTGCTATCAATAAAATTTATGATTTCTTTAGAAAAAGAAAGGTAGAGTTAGATATAAATGAGGAGATATTGATGTTAGAAGATAATACTAATATTGAAACTCCAATCTTTTTAGAGGAGAAATTAAAATTAATCTCTCCTAAGGAAAGAGAAATTGTAATTTTAAAAGATATATATGGATATAAGTTAAAAGAGATAGCAGATATGAAAAATATAAATATCTCTACAATAAAATCTATATATTATAAGGCAATCAAGGATATGGGAGGAAATTGA
- the miaB gene encoding tRNA (N6-isopentenyl adenosine(37)-C2)-methylthiotransferase MiaB, with protein MKKASIITYGCQMNVNESAKIKKMFQNMGYEITDNIEESDVTFLNTCTVREGAATQIYGKLGELKHIKENKGMIIGVTGCFAQEQGIELVKKFPQIDIVMGNQNIGRIPQAIDDIEHGVDKHLVFTDCEDDLPPRLDADFDSKKTASISITYGCNNFCAYCIVPYVRGRERSVPMTEILHDVRQYVEKGYKEIILLGQNVNSYGKEFKNGDNFARLLEEICKVEGDFIVRFVSPHPRDFTDEVIDVIAKNEKIARSLHLPLQAGSSTILKAMNRGYTKEQYIALANKIKERILGVALTADVIVGFPGETEEDFQDTLDVVRQIQFENSFMFMYSIRKGTKAATMENQIDEAVKKDRLQRLIDVQTACSLAESKTYVGKTFRVLVEGESKKNKEVLSGRTSTNKIVLFKGDKALEGTFVNVKINDCKTWTLYGEIVE; from the coding sequence GTGAAAAAAGCTTCAATCATAACTTATGGTTGTCAAATGAATGTAAATGAAAGTGCAAAAATAAAAAAAATGTTCCAAAATATGGGATATGAAATTACTGATAATATAGAAGAATCGGATGTTACATTTTTAAATACATGTACAGTAAGAGAGGGAGCAGCAACTCAAATATATGGGAAATTAGGAGAGTTGAAGCATATAAAAGAAAATAAAGGAATGATAATAGGGGTAACTGGATGTTTCGCTCAAGAACAAGGAATAGAGCTTGTAAAAAAATTCCCTCAAATAGATATAGTTATGGGAAACCAAAATATAGGAAGAATACCACAAGCTATAGATGATATAGAGCATGGAGTAGATAAACATCTTGTTTTTACAGATTGTGAAGATGATTTACCACCTAGATTAGATGCTGACTTTGATTCTAAAAAAACTGCTTCTATATCTATAACTTATGGATGTAATAACTTTTGTGCTTATTGTATAGTACCATATGTAAGAGGTAGAGAAAGATCTGTTCCTATGACAGAGATTTTACATGATGTGAGACAATATGTAGAAAAAGGTTATAAAGAGATAATTTTACTTGGACAAAATGTAAACTCTTATGGAAAAGAGTTTAAAAATGGAGATAACTTTGCAAGATTATTAGAGGAAATCTGTAAGGTAGAGGGAGATTTTATAGTAAGATTTGTTTCTCCACACCCTAGAGATTTTACTGATGAGGTAATAGATGTAATTGCTAAAAATGAAAAAATTGCAAGATCATTACATCTTCCACTACAAGCTGGTTCATCTACAATATTAAAAGCTATGAATAGAGGATATACAAAAGAGCAATACATAGCTTTAGCTAATAAGATAAAAGAGAGAATACTAGGAGTTGCTCTTACAGCAGATGTTATAGTAGGATTCCCTGGAGAGACTGAAGAAGATTTCCAAGATACTTTAGATGTAGTAAGACAAATTCAATTTGAAAATAGTTTTATGTTTATGTATTCTATTAGAAAGGGAACAAAGGCAGCTACTATGGAAAATCAAATAGATGAGGCTGTAAAAAAAGATAGACTTCAAAGATTAATAGATGTACAAACTGCTTGTTCATTAGCAGAGAGTAAAACATATGTAGGTAAAACATTTAGAGTATTAGTAGAGGGAGAGAGTAAAAAAAATAAAGAAGTACTAAGTGGAAGAACTTCTACTAATAAGATAGTTTTATTTAAAGGAGATAAAGCTTTAGAAGGAACATTTGTAAATGTAAAAATAAATGATTGTAAAACTTGGACATTATATGGAGAAATTGTAGAGTAA
- the aroA gene encoding 3-phosphoshikimate 1-carboxyvinyltransferase: MKVKIYPSKCFGKVNLPPSKSMAHRSIICASLAQGKSKLENIAYSDDIIATIEGMKKLGAKISKEKDSLIVEGIKNFSQLTNSIIDCNESGSTLRFFIPIFSLTDKKIEFRGKNRLLQRPQKIYEEIFKKQNLFYYQDNNKIEIDGKLKSGEYIINGNISSQFISGLLFTLPLLTEDSIIKIIPPFESKSYIDLTIDMLKKFGIEVLFLDDLTLTIKGNQKYIATDYKVEGDFSQLGFFAVLGAINNDLTCEGLDINSKQGDREIIEILKNCGIKIEELENGYKIFRGLPKAYNINLENCPDLGPILTVLSAYGDGEFKIYNAQRLRYKESDRIEAMENELKKLGVQISSDESNIYIKGNSKYISCNEVFGHKDHRIVMSLAIFATLLDSPLIIEGAEAISKSYPNFFEDLKNLNIKIEITD; the protein is encoded by the coding sequence ATGAAAGTTAAAATATATCCATCTAAATGTTTTGGAAAAGTCAATCTCCCACCTTCAAAAAGTATGGCTCACAGATCTATTATCTGTGCTTCCCTTGCTCAAGGAAAAAGTAAACTTGAAAATATAGCCTACTCTGATGATATTATTGCTACTATTGAGGGAATGAAAAAGTTAGGAGCAAAAATTTCCAAAGAAAAAGATAGCTTAATTGTTGAGGGAATAAAAAATTTTTCTCAATTGACAAATAGTATCATAGATTGTAATGAATCTGGTTCTACACTGAGATTTTTTATTCCTATTTTTTCTCTTACAGATAAAAAGATAGAATTTAGAGGAAAAAATAGATTATTACAACGCCCTCAAAAAATCTATGAAGAGATTTTTAAAAAACAAAATCTTTTTTATTACCAAGATAACAATAAAATAGAGATAGATGGAAAATTAAAATCTGGAGAATATATTATTAATGGAAATATCAGCTCTCAATTTATAAGTGGATTACTTTTCACTCTTCCACTTCTCACTGAAGATTCTATTATAAAAATTATTCCTCCTTTTGAGTCTAAATCTTATATTGATTTAACTATTGATATGTTAAAAAAATTTGGAATAGAAGTTTTATTTTTAGATGACTTAACTCTAACAATTAAGGGAAATCAAAAATATATTGCTACTGATTACAAAGTGGAAGGAGATTTTTCTCAGTTAGGTTTTTTTGCTGTACTTGGAGCTATAAACAATGATTTAACCTGTGAAGGATTAGATATTAATTCAAAACAAGGAGATAGAGAGATTATTGAAATCTTAAAAAATTGTGGAATAAAAATAGAAGAATTAGAAAATGGATATAAAATTTTTAGAGGACTTCCTAAAGCTTATAATATAAATTTAGAAAACTGTCCAGATCTTGGTCCTATTCTTACTGTATTATCTGCCTATGGAGATGGGGAGTTTAAAATCTATAACGCCCAAAGATTGAGATATAAAGAGAGTGATAGAATAGAGGCAATGGAAAATGAATTAAAAAAATTAGGAGTTCAAATCTCTTCAGATGAAAGTAATATCTATATTAAAGGAAATTCTAAATATATTAGTTGTAATGAAGTATTTGGACACAAAGACCATAGAATAGTTATGAGTCTTGCTATATTTGCTACTCTACTAGATTCTCCGCTCATTATTGAAGGAGCTGAGGCTATCTCTAAATCTTATCCTAATTTTTTTGAAGATCTGAAAAATTTAAATATTAAAATTGAAATTACAGACTAA